In Mercurialis annua linkage group LG6, ddMerAnnu1.2, whole genome shotgun sequence, the following are encoded in one genomic region:
- the LOC126688046 gene encoding uncharacterized protein LOC126688046: protein MFDWPMICGPIVDPSEYDRCPTPPDWEEEDNDDEGDISVAESPLKKAKTDGSDEENTDGEEAGNHPHSEAVFDSDEERNKFLVYRDMVYKYQGFHMDINLVPERCVGKIFPIDLNSEYTDGYYKIGVPTAARLAVDFYNAKADDNKTPKLEYVGIKKVNHLTNVLYITFKAKLKDSSSEELQTYQTAVVYATSSNCQVGFVRPEPRHHKIKGEDDWLFRGDDGPS, encoded by the exons ATGTTTGATTGGCCGATGATATGTGGGCCTATCGTAGATCCATCTGAATATGATCGCTGCCCTACTCCACCGGATTGGGAAGAAGAGGACAACGATGATGAGGGTGATATTTCCGTCGCTGAATCGCCTCTGAAGAAGGCAAAAACCGATGGCTCCGATGAGGAAAACACTGATGGAGAAGAAGCTGGCAATCACCCCCACTCGGAGGCAGTTTTCGATAGTGATGAAGAAAGGAATAAGTTTTTAGTATATCGTGACATGGTTTACAAATATCAA ggTTTTCATATGGATATCAACCTAGTTCCCGAGAGGTGTGTGGGTAAGATTTTTCCTATCGATCTCAATAGTGAGTACACAGACGGGTACTATAAAATAGGAGTCCCTACAGCAGCTCGCTTGGCCGTTGATTTTTATAATGCCAAGGCTGATGATAACAAG ACTCCAAAGCTGGAATATGTTGGGATTAAGAAGGTTAATCACCTGACAAATGTGTTATACATAACCTTTAAGGCGAAACTTAAAGATTCTTCTTCTGAAGAACTCCAAACTTATCAAACAGCAGTAGTGTATGCCACTAGTAGCAACTGTCAGGTTGGGTTTGTCCGACCAGAACCAAGACACCACAAAATCAAAG GTGAAGATGACTGGCTCTTCCGTGGTGATGATGGTCCTAGCTAG
- the LOC126685936 gene encoding uncharacterized protein LOC126685936 produces the protein MDPEGCSAMDPECGGRESEKLGESPDEVRSVNNLISIKRPTCSDADPDPDSPSGNLMEGESSDEYLDNSSDSSIDDAGSQRSTLFMEGEASDEDLEFRCVDYCINLDIFKKEIGRNCLTTECCQRPHPSEIRVCNKILDSYAVILRRDRTMNNPLSLKGKLSGEIRTQCYKSYRERESPVDVNLYKVEKDADSVDLSYTDKYTITLFGPDIDQLPTCVPSIDVSFDLRLDSQPILEGISDYAVNDTTAPDFDPLTPIYERIVGGYVNFMEIQTSATSFYNRVTEERVEMCGDRTSPFRMYFQHAIMHSAGVAKITLKLTGIPGVSTISGSICARPCCYTYDVPLVSDKPTEVDKDGTIMLKRSIIAVPGHASLVIVAGKLCDASGNTISRGGKTFFIPIPEGPSEPAGGSIEGLQVGVEWIYHNFL, from the exons ATGGATCCTGAAGGTTGTTCTGCAATGGACCCTGAGTGCGGCGGCCGAGAAAGCGAAAAATTAGGGGAATCTCCCGATGAAGTGAGGTCGGTTAATAATCTAATTAGTATTAAGCGTCCTACCTGTTCCGATGCCGATCCTGATCCTGATAGCCCTTCAGGAAATTTGATGGAAGGGGAATCTTCCGATGAATATCTTGACAATTCCAGTGACTCTTCTATAGATGACGCGGGTTCTCAACGCTCAACACTTTTTATGGAAGGGGAAGCTTCTGATGAAGATCTTGAATTCAGGTGTGTTGATTATTGTATTAatcttgatatttttaaaaaagaaattggtAGAAACTGCTTGACAACAGAGTGTTGTCAACGTCCTCATCCATCTGAAATTAGGGTCTGCAATAAAATTCTGGATTCATATGCTGTTATCCTTAGGCGTGATAGAA ctatgAACAATCCATTATCTTTGAAAGGTAAACTCTCTGGGGAAATTAGAACCCAGTGTTATAAGTCATACAGGGAGAGGGAGAGCCCGGTGGATGTTAATTTATACAAGGTAGAGAAAGACGCCGATTCGGTGGATCTGTCTTACACCGATAAGTACACGATTACTCTGTTCGGTCCGGATATCGATCAGCTACCTACCTGTGTCCCTTCAATTGATGTTAGTTTTGATCTCCGTTTGGATAGTCAACCTATATTGGAAGGTATTAGTGATTATGCAGTGAATGATACAACAGCGCCTGACTTTGATCCGCTTACACCGATTTATGAACGGATTGTTGGAGGCTATGTCAACTTTATGGAAATACAGACATCGGCTACTTCTTTTTATAACCGTGTTACAGAGGAACGAGTTGAAATGTGCGGTGATAGGACATCTCCTTTCCGAATGTATTTTCAGCACGCTATTATGCACTCTGCGGGAGTGGCCAAGATTACTTTGAAATTGACGGGAATCCCGGGTGTCAGTACCATCTCTGGTTCTATCTGTGCTCGCCCTTGCTGTTACACATATGATGTTCCGCTTGTTTCCGATAAGCCGACAGAGGTGGATAAGGATGGCACCATTATGCTGAAGAGGTCAATTATTGCTGTTCCAGGACATGCCTCTCTTGTCATTGTAGCTGGAAAGCTGTGCGATGCAAGTGGCAACACAATTTCCAGAGGTggaaaaactttttttattcctATCCCAGAGGGACCATCTGAGCCTGCGGGTGGATCTATTGAAGGCCTCCAGGTTGGGGTCGAGTGGATTTACCATAACTTTCTCTAG